The genomic region aagggatgggcCAACAGTAAAATTATAAAGTAATTACAGAAATGAATTACAGATGTAAATACATAtaggtatttaaaaaataataatatttaagcacaatgtaaaaacatgtatgtacacaataagtgcattgtatcaaattattaatttagatGCAAGTTCATAGTATtaaaggccacctaatataaagtgggaccgtaTTTCTTTCCTTTTATGGAGTGGTacccagttttattttattttttattattattatttatttaatttatttattttattttatttttggcattattataatttaactgATACTTTAAAAAGGAGCACacaataataaaagtttagtttttgtttttagttttttttttttttagtttttgttttttaactgatGTGAATAAACATcaactttctataaaaaaaatttcagtgaaAAACAAATGCAACTTATTTAACTTTTTGTCAGTAGGCCTATAAATAAGAGATACTGTTTTTCAGAAGTAATATGAAAGGAATGAAAATcctgtaatttactcaccctcatgtcactccaaactcATATGACTTTTTCATCCGTGAAACAAAAGTATGAGGGACAAGAGAATGGTGATTGtaactgtcaagctccaaaaagcacATAAAGTACAATAACTATAGTCAATTTGATTTGTGAGCTATATTCCAAGTCATTCGATTGAtttgggttgaaaaaaaaaattaaagctgttATCCAGTCACAATCTTGGCATTCATTTTGAATCTGACAcatgaatgtttgtttgtttatattagcACAGTGCAGTAAGCTTGCGCATGGCACCATTAGAGGAAAAGTTTTAAGATTTGCAAAAATTAGACATCAACTCATtcaattttaatttgtatatgaGCCACTCAATACCTCTGCAGTACCCAAAGGGGCATGCACCATGTTTTAAGAACCACTGTAAAATTGAcaaaaattatgattaattaatgaGTTTCGACTGTTTCATAAGTGAACCTTCgggtcttttgtttgtttgtttttaatggctcaaaacagaaatttaatggcttttttaatagcttgaaaaaaatactaaaattaaattgTGAGTTGAAACTGCTTTTCAAAAATTTTATGAGATCGGATTATGGATTAAATTATacaatttgtgtttattttaattgatattgcctttaagttttttattgtatttttctactaACAGTTTAAGCCAGTTACCGATGCCGTTGCACAAATGGCAATTTTGTGGTCAGAGGATGAGTTACAATGTCTCAGTTTGCGGAGGGATTACTCATGCTTTGCTCAGTTGATAATTTTTCCTCTCTGTGGACTTTTGTGAGGATTTGTTAAACTCCACAATAGGACAGGACCAGTAAATTAGAGCCCCACTAAGCATCTTTGGCAAGGAAATTTTAgtagaaaagaaggaagcaaagtAGGAAGAAAAAAGTTGAGCTTGGCTTTGAAGACCAAGCAGCGAGCTTGTCTAATCCTGCAGGCAGATTTAAGCACAAAGAGGAAACTAGCACAGGCACAATGGCGAAAAGAGAGAGAATAGTAAGTAATCTTGTGCTATAGGTTTCCAAAAAGCATTTCTCTCCATACCTTCTCTCTATGTTCacttatttttttcatcttttacaCCACACCCTCTATCTTTTGCTCTCGCACTTGCTTTCATTCTCTctcatttctttttattctgGTAATCTCGCTTGCTTTCAGCTCTCTCCGTACATAAGGAAGTAAGAATCTAAGTGCTCCGTGTTCCAAGCATCTACATGTCTCCCAGGCTGAGTGACATTAATGGcctctttctcttcttccttccTTGACGTGCCGCAATGGTTGGCAAGCAAAGCTACGGCCCATCTGGAGAATGAGAAAAGGGACATGGGAGGGGGTGCATATCAGAGGTAAAAGTGCTGGAGGTTCATATTCCATTCCCTCAGTACTTGGATCTAGGCTTAATGAATCATACTGCCTCTTATAGCGGCATATCCTCAAATGATGAGTTCTAGCAATGGGGCTCCGAGGCTCCTGCCACATTCCAGCAATCCCAGAGCCTTCCTTAGCGAGGATACAAGTGGCCCCGGCACTGCCCGCAGGAGGACGCATGGGCTCTAATGCGGCTCAGACCATGAGGATGAcaggagggagaggaggaggggGCTGTTTGACAGAGCTTGGTTTGCCTCCAGCGCTCATTACCACAAACATTACCGCCTAATGGACAGCATAAGGAAATTAAAACACATTACCCATACGTGTTTTGTTCAAACGCtgtcattttatatttgattttaaagACCGGTAGAGCACACTGTAAAAGCAAACACTTTTCAAGTCTTTCTCATTTAGTACATTGTTCCTCGCTAGCATTGCTAAATATTGAAACAAACATTCAAATGCCCCTCCCAGTTAACAGATTGTTTGCAGCTTGCAAACAGCATCTGTGCGCACTTGTGAATTAGCATCCCTCTTTTGTCGCCGAGCATTTTGGTCCCTTTTTCTGTAGCCATAATGGAGCTCATTAGTGCAAACCTGATGGGTGTCCAACAAATGATGAGCCCTGACACCGGAGCTGTTCAGTTTTTTAAGACCCGATCCAAAAAAGCTAGAAGAATATCAACCTTGCTGAATCTGTGCCATCAAATTAGGCAGAGATAAATACATGTAAGAACATGGCTGAGTGCCAACCCTTTTGTAGAAAACTTCACACTAGTAAGAAATTAAAGTCTTAATACTTTTTCACATGAGATTTCAGCTTTTCTAATCATCTGTTCCTGTTATGCACTTAaagttagttatttttttaaatgtatttcctAAAAGTAGTATACCAGGCTTTCAAAAATATGCTCTGCCACTTTATTGCAActttattcattacattttttattacttaCATGCCAAGAAAATTAACAGAATTGAACAGAAATATGGCAATAAAGTTACCCATTGCTCAGTACATTGCTTGGCTTACGTGAGGGTATTATCAAATCTATTGCTGATAATTGCCTGTTATTTCCCAACAAATGATGAAAGATGATGAGAACACAGCAAAAAAAACTCATACAATGTTTAGTTTGAAGCATTTGCATTAGATAAAGTGAGATAACATAAAAGTTggaagattaatatatatatttcttaataaataCCAGTTTTTCATTTTAGAAGTTAGTGCAGGGCACCTATTTGGGCCAAAATGGCAACATCAAATCAAACTTAAGGAATGTTAAAATAATTCTTTCCcagagtttattatttattatttattttatcccTATATCCACATATAGATGTGTCTGTGTGGGAATGGATGGGTGCATGAGTGTTGATTCAGTGTCAATAAGCCTTCTTTTTAAAgctgattttatatttatatatattcctACAGTTTCTATGGGAGCTCTATTCACTGCACAGGTGTGTATTCATTatgcacaaagaaacaaacaaacactttaaaAAGAGATATGTAATGAGCCCATCGAGTTGTGTGCAGTTTATAAAACAACGCTATGAAGCAGATGAAAGTAATGAAACCGTGTACAACCGAGTGAGGTGGAAACGAAAGCCTCTTAGCAGCATTTAGTGAATGACGCATTCAGTGCCTTTCTGCTTGATTTAAAACAGCCTTGTCCACAACAACCTTGGGCTTCTGTTGAGCAGCTTACACTAGATGGTACTCAATTGGATCAGATAATTTAAGAGTGACATAACAACCTTTGCATAATCTCTTATTTATGTGAAGAAGGAAAAGAAGAAATTGGGAGAATTACAGCCTATAGATCCTTGAAAAGTATTGAAATCTTTGCTCGTTTCATCCTGCCTCTAACTGGAAGTCTGGGGCTCCTCTCCTTCTGTCAGTCTATCTCAGCTCCATCAGTGGAGGGAGACGTTTATGACTACATCTCAGGTTAGGATGGGAGGGGCAAGGGGTAACAAAACCAGGCAGATTTCCCTTGCGAGATTAATGGCACGTTGAATCATAGCTGGTGTCGTCGCGGGGCGACAGGCTGGCGTTCCCCCTGGCTGTGGCTCATTTAAAAGCGGTAGAATCCCGAGCGGCATTGACGGCGTGTATCCGCAACCCAAGCACAGCACTGACAGCTGCATTAGGAACTGCCACACTTGCTTCTCTTTAAAAAGTATTTCCCTCCTCCTTCAGTGTACTCCTTTTTTTGTCTCACCAATAAGACCCTCTATTTTCTGaccaaataattttttcttttaccaTCTCTTTATAAATTCTCTTAAATATGacgattttatttactttttaaatctctgctttttgcctttttttgtgttttgattcCCTGCATTTACTTTTTTCTCTGTTTCACTTATTTGAAATGGCGTAGATTGATTTCCAAATTACATTTTTGTGCCATTGAGTGCCACTACAGGTAGAGGCCATATTAggagtcattccaaaaatcagcTGAATCCCATCACAAAGAGCTTCTCCACAAGGTTGTTAACAAAATTAAAAGTATATAATGCTGTTTATGTGATTCATCAGGTGGCCATGTGAAGAGggactctttttatttttttattaagcaagAACTCATTTCATATCATAATTTTgctgtactgtatttttgcagccttggtgagcatgagagacttcttcAAAAACACTACAACATTCTCCATCATCCACACTCCAAGTCTTTTAGCAGCAGTGTTAAAtgggccattttttattttttttatttgtcacaacATTTTTAACAGTCACAAGGTACAAATTACAATGTTGCATTTTCAAGGTCAAATTCTGATTCAAAACAGCCCAGTTCCCTTTAATATACCAGTTTCAAATGTTCTGAACTTCGGATTGAGTATAGGGCACAATGATGATCACATATGAAAATAATTAGCATCAGAGCTGAAAAGTTTAGATCAGATCCTTCCTTGCTGAGTTAATAAATTTACGATGGATAAATACCAGGAAATAAGCTTCAATCAGGACTAAACTTCAAAATATCACTACACAAACAAACCTGCAGGAGATGTCTTTTGCAGCACCAGAAAACTTCAGGTAGGAGCGGTGGGAGAAAGAAGTTGTCAGACATTTTCATGGCCTCTACCTGACTAAACAACTCTCCAAGTCTTCTCTGCATCAACACCATTTTCCAAGCCCGAGGAAATGTGCCTCCCTTTGAGAGATGAGAGATGTGGCAGgatctgtttgttgttggcggctgtactgcgtttgagctccgtcactatattcttttcattgactatttttaacccaaaaatctattttatacatcatcgtttccgtttatataacgtgtgaatatatcctctattgtattctacaacaaaaacaatcagagcgcctcgctatcactagttttattttgatctcccgggtccgctattagcttttagcccgttagcatcagcggcgtggttgcgctaacattgctaatactctattcacacacattaccactgctgtactcactgttacttgctttaatggcggatgaatgtctccactctgtgcagctcgagctcgaggccgtgggaaagcagattcgcgacctggaggtgaggcaggcccagctgagagagcggagaacagcgctggaatcatcccgggctgacgctcacaagtccggggtaagtatacagcgatctgctaacagtcccaccacgtctactccgtgtgtttctctgcacaggcccggtgcacccaggacgcgatcttcccagatgtccttcactgcgacgccgggacaccacggaccctgggtgcatccacagcggaggacgcgagccgggtcccgggcgacgacttctcccccccctgccttcgacatctccatccggaaccgcttcgctcccctccgcgagacaggacgcgacgctgtgatcatcggagactccatcgtccgacacgtaagtgctacgttagccgaaggtaaagtgcacactcattgtttgcctggtgctcgtgttctcgatgtttctgcgcagatacccgcgatcctgaaggtcgacgagagccccagagcggtcgtgcttcacgccggggttaacgacaccacgctgcggcagacggagacgctgaagagggacttcagcagcctgatcgagacggttcgcagcacgacgcccgcggcgacgatcgtcgtgtcaggaccactgcccacgtatcgacgaggacacgaaaggttcagtagactttttgctttaaatcaatggctgttgtcatggtgtaaagaacagaaactgctatttgttaataactggaatcttttttgggagcgtcctaggctgtttcgcgctgatggattacaccccagcagaatcggagcggagctgctctctgacaacatctccaggacacttcgctccatgtgactagtaagacaattctctaataactattatgatgagttttgttccacccgcttaaatgataaaagtacttgtgctgtaaaaactattaagactgtgtctgttccccgaatagtgaggtcaaaatataatgtaggatctagaaaaaatctcatcgtaattaaaccagaaaaatgtaaagtaaatgaacaaaaacaatttttaaagtttgggctcataaatattagatcactcacacccaaagcagttattgtaaatgaaatgatcacagaaaatagttttgatgtactctgcttgactgaaacctggctaaaaccaaatgattattttggtctaaatgagtctactccaccaaactactgttataagcatgagccccgtcagactggtcgtggaggaggtgttgcaacaatatatagtgatattctcaatgttacccagaaaacaggatacaggtttaactcttttgaaatacttctgctaaatgttacactgtcagacatgcaaaagaagtctaatgtatctcttgctctggctactgtgtatagaccaccagggccgtatacagaattcctaaaagaatttgcagatttcctctcagaccttctagttacagttgataaggcgctaatcatgggagattttaatattcacgttgataatgcaaatgatacattaggacttgcgtttactgacctaataaactcctttggagtcaagcaaaatgtcaccgggcccactcatcgttttaatcatacactagatctaattatatcgcatggaatcgatcttactgctatagatattgtaccccaatgtgatgatattacagaccatttccttgtatcgtgcatgctgcgtataactgatattaactatatgtctcagcgttaccgtctgggcagaactattgttccagccaccaaagacagattcgcaaataacctgcctgatctatctcaactgctatttgtacccaaaaatacacatgaattagacgaaattactgacaacatgggcactattttctctaatacattagaagctgttgcccccatcaaattgaaaaaggttagagaaaaacgtactgtgccatggtataacagtaatactcactctctcaagaaagtaactcgtagtcttgaacgcaaatggagaaaaactaacttggaagtttttaaaactgcatggaaaaacagtatgtccaggtatagacaggctctaaaaactgctagggcagagcatatccacaaactcattgaaaataaccaaaacaatccaaggtttttatttagcacagtggctaaattaacaaattaccagacgccacctgattcaaatattccaccaacgttaaatagtaatgactttatgaatttcttcactgataaaatagataacattagaaatacaatagcaaatgtagattctacagcgtctaacacttcagtttcatccatcgcacccaaagataaactgcagtgctttacaaatataggacaggaagagctaaataaacttatcactgtatctaaaccaacaacatgtttattagatcctgtacccactaaattactaaaagagctgttacctgtagccgaagaaccgcttctcaatatcattaactcgtcgttatctttaggtcacgtcccaaaaccattcaagctggcggttatcaagcctcttattaagaaaccaaaactagatcctagtgtactggcaaattataggcctatttcaaatcttccatttatgtctaaaattttagaaaaagttgtgtctgctcaattgagcaccttcctgcataaaaatgatctgtatgaagaatttcagtcaggttttaggccccaccatagcacagaaactgcacttgttaaaattacaaatgacctgcttcttgcgtcagatcaaggctgcatctcatttctagtcttacttgatcttagtgctgcgttcgacaccatagatcatgacatactcatagatcgattacaaaactatacaggtattcaagggcaggctctaagatggtttagatcctacctgtccgatcgctaccattttgtttacttaaatggggtgtcatctcatttatcatcagtaaaatgtggagtgccacaaggatccgtcctaggtccccttctattttcaatatacatgttgccccttggtaatattattagaaaatacggaattagcttccactgttatgctgatgatactcagctatatatttcaacgagaccagatgaaacttcccaattatctaagctaacagagtgtgttaaaaatgtaaaagattggatgacaaataattttctccaattaaattcggataagacagagatattaattattggaccaaaaaacaccacacagaatcttgtagattacaatctgcaactagacggatgtactgttacttcctctacagtcagaaatctgggtgttatattggacagcaatttgtcttttgaaaatcatatttccaatgttacaaaaaccgcattcttccatcttagaaacattgccaagctacgaaacatgttatctgtttctgatgcagaaaagctagttcatgctttcatgacctctagactggactattgtaatggacttctaggtggttgtcctgcttcatcaataaacaagctacagatcgtccaaaatgcagcagctagagtccttaccaggtcaagaaaatatgatcatattacccctattttacagtctctgcactggctacctattaagttccgtatcagttacaaattatcattacttacctataaggccctaaatggtttagctcctgcgtacctaactagccttctaccacgctacaacccatcacgcaccctaaggtcacaaaacgctggacttttggtagttcctaggatagcaaagtccactaaaggaggtagagctttttcacatttggctcccaaactctggaatagccttcctgataatgttcggggttcagacacactctctctgtttaaatctagattaaaaacgcatctctttcgccaagcattcgaataatgtatctcttaaattgtgagtgtagttgcatctgcatttttattctttagcttgggttaaactaattttactttgttggatcagcagctatgctaatgatgtctctattttgtttctatgttttgccacgggatttacatcccgtggtaactaggatttacacaagctccagtctggatccagaacac from Carassius carassius chromosome 29, fCarCar2.1, whole genome shotgun sequence harbors:
- the LOC132110123 gene encoding uncharacterized protein LOC132110123: MSFTATPGHHGPWVHPQRRTRAGSRATTSPPPAFDISIRNRFAPLRETGRDAVIIGDSIVRHVSATLAEGKVHTHCLPGARVLDVSAQIPAILKVDESPRAVVLHAGVNDTTLRQTETLKRDFSSLIETVRSTTPAATIVVSGPLPTYRRGHERFSRLFALNQWLLSWCKEQKLLFVNNWNLFWERPRLFRADGLHPSRIGAELLSDNISRTLRSM